One Misgurnus anguillicaudatus chromosome 22, ASM2758022v2, whole genome shotgun sequence DNA segment encodes these proteins:
- the ptges gene encoding prostaglandin E synthase encodes MLESEVSMCFIFYSTLLILKMFIIAIITGQVRLRKKAFANPEDAVRHGGVQYCRTDPYVERCLRAHRNDMENIFPFLFLGAVYSLTGPSYTVARIHFLVFFLGRVVHTVAYLLALKAPTRSFAYVIAQVPCVSMAIQTLMAVASFA; translated from the exons ATGCTCGAAAGCGAAGTGTCCATGTGCTTTATCTTCTACAGCACGCTTTTaatcttaaaaatgtttataattgcCATCATCACTGGACAAGTAAGACTTCGGAAAAAA GCATTCGCTAATCCTGAGGACGCTGTTAGACACGGGGGTGTGCAGTATTGCCGCACTGATCCATACGTGGAGCGCTGTTTGAG gGCACATCGCAATGACATGGAGAACATTTTCCCCTTTTTGTTTCTAGGGGCTGTCTATTCCCTGACCGGCCCCTCGTATACAGTGGCACGAATTCACTTCTTGGTTTTCTTCCTGGGTCGAGTTGTTCACACTGTGGCGTACCTGTTGGCACTTAAAGCGCCGACACGTTCATTCGCCTATGTCATCGCTCAGGTGCCTTGCGTTTCCATGGCGATACAGACACTTATGGCTGTAGCCTCATTTGCATAA